The following proteins are co-located in the Paludibaculum fermentans genome:
- the hypD gene encoding hydrogenase formation protein HypD, translated as MKYLNEFRDGEAARRLAGEIRRIATRRWAVMEVCGGQTHSIIRNGIDQMLPTEVELIHGPGCPVCVTPLETIDKALAIASRPEVIFCSFGDMLRVPGSARDLFQVKSEGGDVRVVYSPLDAVTLARQNPDRQVVFFGIGFETTAPANAMAVHLARRQGLENFSMLVSHVLVPPAMEAILGAPHCRVQAFLAAGHVCSVMGLRQYPPLAERYSVPIVATGFEPLDILEGIRRAIAQLEAGESRVENAYERAVTLEGNAAALKMLDEVFEVTDRAWRGIGVIPRSGWRLSAAYRAFDAELRFAVTGIQAVESPLCHAGEVLQGAIKPHQCPAFGRECTPRTPLGATMVSTEGACAAYYHYGRFLDDEALASR; from the coding sequence ATGAAGTACCTGAACGAGTTCCGCGATGGTGAGGCCGCCCGCCGGTTGGCCGGGGAGATCCGGCGCATCGCCACCAGGCGCTGGGCAGTCATGGAGGTCTGCGGCGGCCAGACGCACTCCATCATCCGCAACGGAATCGACCAGATGCTGCCCACGGAAGTGGAACTCATCCATGGCCCCGGTTGTCCGGTCTGTGTCACTCCGCTGGAGACGATCGACAAGGCTCTCGCCATCGCCTCGCGGCCGGAGGTCATCTTCTGCTCCTTCGGCGACATGCTGCGCGTGCCAGGCAGCGCGCGCGACCTCTTCCAGGTGAAGAGCGAAGGCGGGGATGTGCGGGTCGTCTACTCGCCGCTGGACGCGGTCACCCTGGCTCGGCAGAATCCTGACCGGCAAGTGGTCTTCTTCGGCATCGGCTTTGAAACCACGGCGCCCGCCAACGCCATGGCGGTGCATCTGGCCAGGCGGCAAGGGTTGGAGAACTTCTCCATGCTCGTCTCCCACGTGCTGGTGCCGCCCGCCATGGAAGCCATCCTGGGTGCCCCCCACTGCCGGGTGCAGGCCTTCCTGGCGGCCGGCCACGTCTGCAGTGTCATGGGGCTCCGTCAATACCCGCCGCTGGCCGAACGCTATAGCGTACCCATCGTCGCCACGGGCTTTGAGCCGCTGGACATACTGGAAGGCATCCGCCGGGCCATCGCCCAACTGGAAGCCGGTGAGTCCCGCGTGGAGAATGCCTACGAGCGGGCAGTCACCCTGGAAGGCAATGCGGCCGCCCTGAAGATGCTGGACGAGGTCTTCGAAGTCACTGACCGCGCGTGGCGCGGCATCGGCGTGATCCCTCGCAGCGGCTGGCGGCTCTCCGCAGCTTACCGGGCCTTCGATGCGGAGTTGCGCTTCGCAGTCACGGGCATCCAAGCCGTGGAATCGCCGCTTTGCCACGCCGGAGAGGTCCTGCAGGGAGCCATCAAGCCGCATCAATGCCCGGCCTTTGGGCGGGAGTGCACCCCGCGCACCCCGCTGGGCGCCACCATGG